One Capricornis sumatraensis isolate serow.1 chromosome 8, serow.2, whole genome shotgun sequence genomic region harbors:
- the SLC35G6 gene encoding solute carrier family 35 member G6: protein MALCPPGPAHHRGRPRPLRFRPPPAPAPAPAPAPPSARPRPVPAAAAAADIIGSPRPGPTPTPTPGNSTPPAPPPLPLRGGRRSAAGTDTRLLARACGASAPDGLRPDRSWEGTEATQGRRTSHNGWSSEGPRVPESGGEEEVQGKMAGSHPYFNLPDFTQPSPPSTLPSLSSHQRCRPSDATKGLLVALLGGGLPAGFVGPFSRMAYQASHFPSLELLICRCLFHLPIALLLKLRGDPLLGPPDVRGRACLHALLNVLSIGCAYSAVQVVPAGNAATVRKGSSTVCSALLALCLESQRLSGYDWCGLLGSTLGLIIIVGPGLGTLQEGTTGLYTALGYVLAFLGGLALSLGLLVYRSLDFPSCLPTVAFLFGLVGLVGSVPGLFMLQTPVLPKDPLSWSCVGAVGILALVSFVCVSYAVTKAHPALVCAVLHSEVVVALMLQYYVLYETVAPSDIMGAGVVLGSIAIITAQNLSCEREGQVEE from the exons ATGGCGCTGTGTCCGCCAGGCCCGGCTCATCACCGTGGCCGCCCCCGGCCGCTCCGGTTTCGCCCGCCTCCAgctccggctccggctccggcCCCGGCCCCCCCCAGCGCCCGGCCCCGGCCcgtccccgccgccgccgccgccgctgacATCATCGGCTCCCCCCGCCCCggtcctacccccacccccacccccggaaaCAGTACCCCCCcagcgccgccgccgctgccgctgaGAGGAGGCCGGCGCAGCGCAGCCGGCACAGACACCAGGCTCCTGGCTCGGGCTTGTGGCGCCAGCGCGCCCGACGGCCTGCGCCCGGACCGATCCTGGGAAGGGACCGAGGCCACGCAAGGCCGCCGGACTA GTCACAATGGCTGGAGCTCTGAAGGGCCCagggtccctgagtcaggaggagaggaggaagtcCAAGGAAAGATG GCTGGCAGTCACCCCTActtcaacctgcctgacttcacgcAGCCATCACCGCCCTCCACTCTGCCCAGTCTCTCATCGCACCAGCGCTGCCGGCCCTCTGATGCCACCAAGGGCCTGCTCGTGGCCCTGTTGGGTGGGGGCCTACCTGCTGGCTTCGTGGGCCCCTTCTCCCGTATGGCTTACCAGGCTTCCCACTTTCCCTCGCTGGAGCTGCTCATCTGTCGATGCCTCTTCCACCTCCCCATTGCCCTGCTACTTAAACTTCGTGGTGACCCCCTCTTAGGACCTCCCGATGTCCGGGGCCGGGCCTGCCTCCACGCCCTGCTCAACGTCCTCAGCATCGGATGTGCCTACAGTGCAGTTCAGGTGGTGCCCGCCGGCAACGCTGCCACCGTCCGCAAAGGTTCTTCCACTGTCTGCTCTGCTCTCCTTGCCCTCTGCCTTGAGAGCCAGCGTCTCAGCGGCTATGACTGGTGTGGCTTGTTGGGCAGCACTCTGGGACTCATCATTATTGTGGGACCTGGACTAGGGACCCTGCAGGAGGGGACCACGGGCCTCTACACTGCCCTAGGCTATGTGCTTGCTTTCCTAGGTGGCCTGGCACTGTCACTGGGGCTCCTGGTGTATCGCTCCCTGGACTTTCCCTCCTGCCTACCAACAGTGGCCTtcctgtttggtttggtggggCTGGTGGGCTCTGTGCCAGGCCTCTTTATGCTGCAGACCCCCGTGCTGCCCAAGGATCCTCTGAGTTGGAGCTGTGTGGGGGCAGTGGGGATCCTTGCCCTGGtctcctttgtgtgtgtgagttatGCGGTCACTAAGGCCCACCCCGCCCTGGTGTGTGCCGTCCTGCACTCTGAGGTGGTGGTGGCCTTGATGCTGCAATACTATGTGCTCTATGAGACCGTGGCACCTTCTGACATCATGGGGGCAGGGGTCGTTTTGGGCAGCATTGCCATTATCACTGCCCAGAACCTCAGCTGTGAGAGGGAAGGGCAGGTGGAGGAGTGA